One region of Gossypium raimondii isolate GPD5lz chromosome 6, ASM2569854v1, whole genome shotgun sequence genomic DNA includes:
- the LOC105773239 gene encoding uncharacterized protein LOC105773239: MALPIPTLTALSSTTVKPAVIFTTPPNYAARLSDLLALKGHNPLWCPTITTSPTPQSLIPHLSPPSLSHFSAVAFPSRASIASFSLAAASLPKPLLPSHGHTFTLAALGKDSELIDTPFISQICSNSQRVKLLVPPTATPNSLALSLGEGYGRKVLCPVPKVVGLNEPPVVPNFLDDLKSGGWFPVRIDAYETRWLGPDCAMAVVKKGEEKGGEVYAAIVFTSSGEVEGFLKGLKEFGWDWGTVRRRWPGLVVAAHGPVTAAGAERLGVDVDVVSSDFGSFQGVVDALDVRLRALGHE, from the coding sequence ATGGCACTGCCAATCCCCACTCTCACCGCTCTCTCCAGCACCACCGTGAAACCCGCTGTCATCTTCACCACCCCACCCAACTATGCCGCGAGGCTCTCCGATCTCCTCGCTCTCAAAGGCCACAACCCTCTCTGGTGCCCCACCATCACCACTTCCCCAACTCCCCAATCTCTCATTCCCCACCTTTCCCCGCCCTCCCTCTCTCATTTCTCCGCCGTCGCCTTCCCTTCACGCGCCTCCATCGCTTCCTTCTCCCTAGCTGCCGCCTCTCTCCCTAAACCCCTCCTCCCCTCTCACGGCCACACATTCACCCTCGCCGCCTTAGGCAAAGACTCAGAGCTAATCGACACTCCTTTTATCTCCCAAATCTGTTCCAATTCACAACGGGTTAAACTTTTGGTTCCTCCCACCGCCACCCCCAACAGCTTAGCCTTATCGCTCGGAGAAGGATACGGTCGAAAAGTGCTGTGTCCGGTCCCGAAGGTCGTGGGCCTAAACGAACCGCCGGTCGTTCCGAATTTCCTCGACGATTTGAAGAGCGGTGGGTGGTTTCCGGTTCGGATCGACGCGTATGAGACGAGATGGTTAGGACCCGATTGTGCAATGGCGGTGGTGAAGAAAGGGGAGGAGAAAGGAGGTGAAGTGTACGCCGCCATTGTTTTTACGAGTAGTGGGGAAGTGGAAGGGTTTCTGAAGGGCTTGAAGGAGTTTGGGTGGGATTGGGGGACGGTCAGAAGGAGGTGGCCGGGTTTAGTGGTGGCGGCTCATGGGCCGGTCACGGCGGCGGGGGCGGAGAGGTTGGGTGTGGATGTTGACGTTGTGAGTTCGGATTTTGGTAGCTTTCAAGGTGTAGTTGACGCGCTTGATGTGCGTTTGAGGGCTTTGGGACATGAATAA